One genomic window of Actinoalloteichus hoggarensis includes the following:
- the pdxA gene encoding 4-hydroxythreonine-4-phosphate dehydrogenase PdxA gives MTSPVLALTIGDVAGIGPEITAKALLGHADLRAVCVPVVIGDADAMRSGVRAAGGDPSKVRLIESPRQARNEPGTIELIQVGDSLADVPPGAVHPKAGDGAVRFVQAACALARAGEVDGIVTAPLNKAAMHTAGHRWPGHTELLAHEFGVRDFSLVLSAGELFVFHFTTHVSLRDAIEGVTRERVASVLRLASSFGAASGRPAEPIGVAGLNPHAGEDRLFGDEDADVLAPAIAEVAAEGINAVGPLPADALLPAAVRGKWRLVAVCYHDQGHAPFKAVYGDDGVNITVGLPVVRVSVDHGTAFDIAGTGQAREASLVLALRRAAELAPGWGHVRRSAAHADTAS, from the coding sequence GTGACGAGCCCCGTTCTCGCACTCACCATCGGCGACGTGGCGGGCATCGGCCCGGAGATCACCGCCAAGGCGCTTCTCGGCCATGCCGACCTCCGCGCCGTCTGCGTCCCGGTGGTCATCGGAGACGCCGATGCCATGCGATCAGGAGTTCGGGCCGCGGGCGGCGACCCTTCGAAGGTCAGGCTGATCGAGTCACCCCGGCAGGCACGCAACGAGCCGGGGACCATCGAGCTGATCCAGGTCGGGGACTCGCTCGCGGACGTGCCGCCCGGTGCCGTCCATCCCAAGGCTGGCGACGGCGCGGTCCGCTTCGTCCAGGCCGCCTGCGCGCTGGCGCGGGCGGGCGAGGTCGACGGCATCGTCACCGCACCGTTGAACAAGGCGGCGATGCACACCGCGGGACACCGCTGGCCCGGCCACACCGAACTGCTGGCCCACGAGTTCGGAGTACGAGACTTCAGCCTCGTCCTCTCGGCGGGAGAGCTGTTCGTCTTCCACTTCACCACCCACGTCTCGTTGCGCGATGCCATCGAGGGCGTGACCAGGGAACGAGTGGCCTCCGTGCTGCGGCTGGCGAGCTCCTTCGGAGCGGCGTCGGGCAGGCCCGCGGAGCCGATCGGCGTCGCGGGACTCAACCCGCACGCGGGCGAGGATCGGCTGTTCGGCGACGAGGACGCCGACGTGCTCGCACCGGCCATCGCCGAGGTCGCCGCCGAGGGGATCAACGCGGTGGGCCCCCTCCCGGCGGACGCGCTGCTCCCGGCGGCCGTCCGAGGAAAGTGGCGACTCGTCGCCGTCTGCTACCACGATCAAGGACACGCGCCGTTCAAGGCGGTCTACGGCGACGACGGGGTCAACATCACCGTCGGTCTGCCGGTCGTGCGGGTCTCCGTGGATCACGGCACGGCGTTCGACATCGCGGGCACCGGCCAGGCCAGGGAGGCCAGCCTGGTGCTGGCGCTGCGCCGGGCAGCCGAACTCGCTCCCGGCTGGGGCCATGTTCGGCGGAGTGCGGCACATGCGGACACGGCCTCATAG
- a CDS encoding GntR family transcriptional regulator — protein sequence MPVDRTAPQPLHAQVAAVLRSEIRDHEMPPGATLPSEATLRDRFGVARSVVRQALAALVSEGLVRREQGRAPVVASPQEHRRLVQRATGLFEQFSRSGLTLSTSVVHLVPADPPPQVAEYLGTTDTLRLERLRSVGAEPVAYVRTWLPSARVPGLTEEMLTDASLHHVLETTLGIRPVSGRRQVRAVPADARLAEALALPEGAPLLLLEGGGADQLGRPLEWFATWHRADRVAFEVELSEQDERLRLTPAPDLLPAAPTPVPSSSPALDRARDLVDRLRAELDTLASGGTDRR from the coding sequence ATGCCTGTGGACCGCACTGCACCGCAGCCGTTGCACGCACAGGTGGCCGCCGTGCTGCGCTCGGAGATCCGCGACCACGAGATGCCGCCCGGCGCGACGCTGCCCAGCGAGGCGACCCTGCGTGACCGGTTCGGGGTGGCCCGCAGCGTCGTCCGGCAGGCCCTCGCGGCGCTCGTCAGCGAAGGACTGGTCCGCCGGGAACAGGGACGGGCTCCGGTGGTGGCCTCACCCCAGGAGCACCGCAGGCTCGTGCAACGGGCGACGGGACTCTTCGAGCAGTTCTCCCGGAGCGGCCTGACGCTGAGCACCAGCGTCGTCCATCTCGTTCCAGCCGATCCGCCACCACAGGTCGCCGAGTACCTGGGAACCACCGATACGTTGCGGCTCGAACGGCTGCGCTCGGTGGGCGCCGAGCCCGTCGCCTATGTGCGTACCTGGCTCCCGTCGGCGCGAGTACCCGGCCTGACCGAGGAGATGCTGACCGATGCCTCGCTGCATCACGTCCTGGAGACGACGCTGGGCATCCGTCCGGTCAGCGGGCGCCGACAGGTCCGCGCCGTCCCCGCCGACGCCCGGCTGGCGGAGGCGCTCGCGCTGCCGGAGGGCGCGCCGCTGTTGCTGCTGGAAGGCGGCGGAGCCGATCAACTCGGCAGGCCGCTGGAATGGTTCGCCACCTGGCATCGCGCCGACCGGGTCGCCTTCGAAGTGGAGCTCAGCGAGCAGGATGAACGGCTCCGGCTGACTCCCGCGCCGGATCTGCTGCCCGCCGCTCCCACTCCCGTCCCGTCCTCCTCCCCCGCGCTCGACCGTGCGCGGGACCTGGTAGACCGACTTCGTGCGGAGCTGGACACGTTGGCGAGCGGCGGCACCGATCGGCGTTGA
- a CDS encoding ACT domain-containing protein yields MELDVLAGEYAICRLDAAEALPDWLGPRDGSRLCSVTWAGTELSVVCPVEQVPVGADGPDVRVTAGWLALRVRGPLDFSLIGVLASLVEPLREAGVSVLSVSTFETDYLLVPAADRLIALTALREGGHSVAEG; encoded by the coding sequence ATGGAACTGGATGTCCTGGCAGGCGAGTACGCGATATGCAGGCTCGACGCCGCGGAGGCGCTGCCCGACTGGCTCGGCCCGCGGGACGGCTCTCGACTGTGCTCCGTCACGTGGGCGGGCACCGAGCTGTCCGTGGTGTGTCCGGTCGAACAGGTTCCCGTCGGAGCGGACGGCCCGGATGTCCGGGTGACGGCGGGCTGGTTGGCGCTGCGGGTGCGGGGTCCACTCGACTTCAGCCTCATCGGGGTGCTCGCCTCGCTGGTGGAGCCGTTGCGGGAGGCCGGGGTCAGTGTGCTCTCGGTGTCGACCTTCGAGACCGATTACCTGTTGGTGCCCGCCGCGGACCGGCTCATCGCCCTCACGGCACTGCGGGAGGGCGGCCACAGCGTCGCCGAGGGCTGA
- the lexA gene encoding transcriptional repressor LexA, whose amino-acid sequence MARKTTAQDTGGARDGAAVRALPEQSETTTVEELTPRQQRVLAVIREWLDRNGYPPSVREIGEAVGLTSTSSVAHQLRTLERKGYLRRDPNRPRAVGVLPVDRVAQAAGTATDADGAPVYVPMLGRIAAGGPILAEQAVEDVFPLPREIVGEGSLFLLKVAGDSMIDVAITDGDWVVVRQQPTAENGDVVAAMIDGEATVKTFKRRDDHVWLMPRNPAYEPILGDESTILGKVVAVLRRL is encoded by the coding sequence ATGGCACGCAAGACGACGGCGCAGGACACCGGCGGCGCGCGCGATGGCGCGGCGGTGCGTGCACTACCCGAGCAGTCCGAGACCACGACGGTCGAGGAGTTGACCCCCCGGCAGCAGAGAGTGCTGGCGGTGATCCGTGAGTGGCTGGATCGCAACGGCTACCCGCCGAGCGTGCGGGAGATCGGCGAGGCGGTCGGGCTGACCTCCACCTCCTCGGTCGCACACCAGCTCAGGACCCTGGAGCGCAAGGGCTATCTGCGCCGCGACCCGAACCGACCTCGGGCCGTCGGCGTGCTGCCCGTCGACCGTGTCGCACAGGCGGCGGGCACGGCGACCGATGCGGACGGCGCGCCCGTGTACGTCCCGATGCTGGGCAGGATCGCCGCAGGCGGACCGATCCTCGCGGAGCAGGCCGTGGAGGACGTCTTCCCGCTGCCTCGCGAGATCGTCGGCGAGGGTTCGCTGTTCCTGCTGAAGGTCGCGGGCGACTCGATGATCGACGTGGCGATCACCGACGGCGACTGGGTGGTCGTGCGCCAACAGCCCACCGCCGAGAACGGCGACGTCGTCGCCGCGATGATCGACGGCGAGGCCACGGTGAAGACCTTCAAGCGACGGGACGACCATGTGTGGCTGATGCCGCGCAATCCGGCCTACGAACCGATCCTCGGCGACGAGTCGACGATCCTCGGCAAGGTCGTCGCCGTGCTACGCAGGCTCTAG
- a CDS encoding PQQ-dependent sugar dehydrogenase has product MSRRSFAHRSAAAFIAAVIAPLTMMGSASGAEPVDVDSVVPATPAAEQLDRLSVSTTQIASGLRRPTAIAAPDDGSERLLVAEKPGTVRVYHPDTGLATSPLLDLTDRVDDSSNERGLLGIAASPDFAETHTLYVTYTSLPEGEVTLSRIALSDAAQDPVPADVEEVLLTQPHSEFTNHNGGQIAFGPDGNLYWSLGDGGGSGDPLNAAQDLTTLLGKIVRIDVSASCTDAYCIPADNPFVSDAQARPEIWAYGLRNAWRFSFDDEDGSLWIADVGQGTQEEVNRLAADQGGANLGWPCLEGTSVFDEARCDSEAEYVDPVFTYATSVEGCAVVGGHVYRGAEFADAAAGVYVMTDYCTATGWGLDTTDDAHPSAVIGEFPIQTSTFGEGADGELYVANDLPGQLHAVSFELAPPAVGCSVDYQVRSHWGTGYIGAVTVVNEGTEPVSDWSLTWTAPAGQTITSAWSAVVSQTGDLVTAVGAAWNSSIAPGGSVSFEFLGTHGGTVAVPGQFALNGSTCR; this is encoded by the coding sequence ATGTCGAGGAGATCGTTCGCGCATCGGTCCGCCGCCGCCTTCATCGCGGCCGTCATCGCACCACTGACCATGATGGGTTCGGCCTCCGGCGCGGAACCCGTCGACGTCGATTCCGTCGTGCCTGCGACCCCCGCCGCCGAACAACTCGATCGTCTGTCCGTGAGCACCACACAGATCGCCTCCGGGCTGCGACGGCCGACGGCGATCGCCGCTCCGGACGACGGCAGTGAGCGACTGCTGGTCGCCGAGAAGCCCGGCACCGTTCGGGTGTATCACCCCGACACCGGACTGGCGACGTCGCCGTTACTGGATCTGACCGACCGAGTCGACGACTCGTCGAACGAGCGAGGTCTGCTCGGCATCGCCGCCTCGCCCGACTTCGCGGAGACACACACCCTCTACGTCACCTATACGTCACTGCCCGAGGGAGAGGTGACCCTCTCTCGTATCGCTCTGTCGGACGCGGCCCAGGACCCGGTTCCCGCCGACGTCGAGGAGGTGCTGCTGACTCAGCCGCATTCCGAGTTCACCAACCACAACGGCGGCCAGATCGCGTTCGGCCCGGACGGCAATCTCTACTGGAGCCTCGGGGACGGCGGCGGCTCCGGCGACCCGTTGAACGCGGCACAGGACCTCACGACGCTGCTCGGCAAGATCGTGCGCATCGACGTGAGCGCGAGCTGCACGGACGCCTACTGCATCCCCGCCGACAACCCGTTCGTCTCCGACGCCCAGGCCCGCCCGGAGATCTGGGCCTACGGCCTGCGCAACGCCTGGCGCTTCTCCTTCGACGACGAGGACGGATCGCTCTGGATCGCCGACGTCGGACAGGGCACGCAGGAGGAGGTCAACCGCCTGGCCGCCGATCAGGGCGGTGCGAATCTCGGTTGGCCCTGCCTGGAGGGCACGTCGGTCTTCGACGAGGCGCGGTGCGACTCCGAGGCGGAGTACGTCGACCCGGTGTTCACCTATGCCACGTCCGTGGAGGGCTGCGCGGTGGTGGGCGGACACGTCTATCGAGGCGCCGAGTTCGCCGACGCGGCGGCGGGCGTCTACGTGATGACCGACTACTGCACCGCGACGGGCTGGGGCCTGGACACGACCGACGACGCGCATCCCAGCGCGGTCATCGGCGAGTTTCCCATCCAGACCAGCACCTTCGGCGAGGGGGCCGACGGCGAGTTGTACGTGGCCAACGACCTTCCGGGCCAGCTGCACGCCGTCTCGTTCGAGCTCGCACCACCCGCGGTCGGCTGCTCGGTCGACTATCAGGTGCGTAGTCATTGGGGCACCGGATACATCGGCGCGGTCACCGTGGTCAACGAGGGCACCGAGCCGGTCTCCGACTGGTCCCTCACCTGGACGGCGCCTGCCGGCCAGACGATCACGTCCGCGTGGAGCGCCGTCGTCTCACAGACGGGCGACCTGGTCACGGCCGTCGGCGCCGCGTGGAACTCGTCGATCGCACCGGGTGGTTCGGTGAGCTTCGAGTTCCTCGGAACGCATGGCGGCACCGTCGCCGTGCCCGGCCAGTTCGCCTTGAACGGGAGCACCTGCCGCTAG
- a CDS encoding LysM peptidoglycan-binding domain-containing protein: MTIISDERTRSPRGDGGAPGDRRPGRARSRPRRAERLVVDRAAARRGRLLRLGTACSAGGSGVCRVRRGPGRPRAGRYRVGAFGSSLWALLLVAALLGAAWVSSRPAADGPVPVETTTVTVGAGETVWSIARRTVPESAPAEVVERIRLLNGPDIAELRVGRVLRVPAAGRGLRG, from the coding sequence GTGACCATCATCTCGGACGAGCGCACCCGAAGTCCTCGGGGCGATGGCGGTGCCCCCGGCGATCGGCGGCCGGGGCGGGCCCGCTCGCGCCCGCGACGGGCGGAGCGTCTCGTCGTGGACCGGGCGGCGGCACGGCGTGGTCGGCTGCTGCGGCTGGGCACGGCGTGTTCGGCGGGCGGTTCAGGAGTGTGTCGCGTGCGGCGAGGGCCGGGCAGGCCGAGGGCGGGTCGGTACCGGGTCGGGGCGTTCGGGTCGAGCCTGTGGGCGCTGCTGCTCGTCGCGGCGCTGCTCGGAGCGGCCTGGGTCTCGTCCCGGCCCGCCGCCGACGGCCCGGTCCCCGTCGAGACGACGACTGTCACGGTGGGGGCGGGCGAGACGGTCTGGTCGATAGCGCGGCGGACGGTCCCCGAGAGTGCCCCGGCGGAGGTCGTCGAGCGAATTCGACTGCTCAACGGGCCCGACATCGCCGAGCTGCGCGTGGGTCGGGTGCTGCGGGTCCCCGCGGCGGGCCGAGGCTTACGCGGGTGA
- the nrdR gene encoding transcriptional regulator NrdR, with the protein MRCPFCRHPDSRVVDSREVEDGQAIRRRRSCSDCGRRFTTVEESVLAVVKRSGVTEPFSRDKVVRGVRRACQGRPVNEDALQQLAHRVEDAIRATGCAEIPSNEVGLAILSPLRSLDEVAYLRFASVYRSFSSVEDFEKEIAELRTADPAGERPSGEALV; encoded by the coding sequence GTGCGGTGCCCGTTCTGCAGGCACCCCGACTCGCGCGTGGTCGACTCCCGTGAGGTGGAGGACGGTCAGGCGATTCGGCGCAGACGATCCTGCTCCGACTGCGGGCGGCGGTTCACCACCGTAGAGGAGTCGGTCCTCGCCGTGGTGAAACGCTCCGGGGTCACCGAGCCGTTCAGCCGGGACAAGGTCGTCCGAGGCGTCCGACGTGCCTGTCAGGGCAGGCCGGTCAACGAGGACGCACTGCAGCAGCTGGCACATCGGGTCGAGGACGCCATCCGGGCGACCGGGTGCGCGGAGATCCCCAGTAACGAGGTCGGACTGGCGATCCTCAGCCCGCTGCGCAGCCTTGACGAGGTCGCCTATCTGCGCTTCGCGAGTGTGTACAGATCCTTCTCCTCGGTGGAGGACTTCGAGAAGGAGATCGCCGAACTGCGGACGGCGGACCCTGCGGGCGAACGGCCTTCTGGAGAGGCCCTCGTCTGA
- a CDS encoding vitamin B12-dependent ribonucleotide reductase, with protein sequence MTETVGSAPARSKRAKAAANTASPSGEPGGDAGARLRVRRVHTTEGVHPYDEVTWQHRDVVMTNWRDGSVNFEQRGVEYPDFWSVNAVNIVTSKYFRGAVGSEQREHSLRQLIDRVVKTYVAAGVENAYFDTDEDALVFEHELTWMLLHQVFSFNSPVWFNVGTTSPQQVSACFILAVDDTMESILNWYREEGLIFKGGSGAGLNLSRIRSSRELLSSGGTASGPVSFMRGADASAGTIKSGGATRRAAKMVVLDVDHPDIAEFVETKAKEEAKVRVLRDAGFDMDLGGSDIVSVQYQNANNSVRVSDEFMRAVESKGDFGLRARLTGEVIDEVDAEDLFGKIAQAAWECADPGIQYDGTINDWHTCPESGRISASNPCSEYMHLDNSSCNLASLNLMKFLKEDGTFDGELFEKSVELVITAMDISICFADFPTEAIGDTTRRFRQLGIGYANLGALLMATGHAYDSEGGRALAAAITSLMTGVAYRRSAELAGIVGAYDGYARNAEAHQRVMRKHSAANDEIRTLHANDAAVRTLAGRAWQQGLEIGARNGWRNAQASVLAPTGTIGLMMDCDTTGIEPDLALVKFKKLVGGGSMQIVNQTVPRALSALGYQQEQVEAIVEYVAEHGHVIDAPGLRAEHYEVFDCAMGARSISPLGHVRMMAAVQSFISGAISKTVNMPEDATVEDVKEIYFQGWKLGLKALAIYRDNCKVGQPLSASKSNTAEKTPETVVEYRPVRKRLPKKRPSQTYSFTVGGAEGYLHAGSYPDDGLGEMFVKLGKQGSTLAGVMDAFSMSISVGLQYGIPLEFYVSKFQNLRFEPAGMTDDPDIRIATSVLDYLFRRMALDYLPYEKRAELGVFTAAERTAQVEADYSDAAASVSEKVDLEELRTSVDADSTSGGDRRLERPVGSSTELMELRLGKAADAPLCFTCGTKMRPSGSCYLCEGCGSTSGCS encoded by the coding sequence ATGACAGAGACCGTCGGGAGTGCGCCGGCACGGTCCAAGCGGGCCAAGGCGGCGGCGAACACGGCGAGCCCGTCGGGCGAGCCGGGCGGCGACGCGGGGGCGCGTCTCCGAGTGCGCCGAGTGCACACCACTGAGGGCGTCCATCCCTACGACGAGGTGACGTGGCAGCACCGCGACGTGGTGATGACGAACTGGCGTGACGGTTCGGTCAACTTCGAGCAGCGTGGCGTCGAGTACCCCGACTTCTGGTCGGTCAACGCCGTCAACATCGTCACGAGCAAGTACTTCCGCGGTGCGGTCGGCTCCGAGCAGCGGGAGCACAGCCTGCGGCAGCTCATCGACCGGGTCGTCAAGACCTACGTCGCGGCGGGCGTCGAGAACGCCTATTTCGACACCGACGAGGACGCGCTGGTCTTCGAGCACGAGTTGACCTGGATGCTGTTGCACCAGGTGTTCAGCTTCAACTCCCCGGTGTGGTTCAACGTCGGGACGACCTCGCCGCAGCAGGTCTCGGCCTGTTTCATCCTCGCCGTCGACGACACGATGGAGTCGATCCTCAACTGGTACCGAGAAGAGGGGCTGATCTTCAAGGGCGGCTCGGGCGCGGGATTGAACCTGTCGCGCATCCGGTCCTCCCGTGAGCTGCTCTCCTCGGGTGGGACCGCCTCCGGCCCGGTGTCGTTCATGCGTGGCGCCGACGCCTCCGCAGGCACCATCAAGTCCGGCGGTGCCACCCGGCGTGCCGCCAAGATGGTCGTCCTCGACGTCGATCACCCCGACATCGCGGAGTTCGTCGAGACCAAGGCCAAGGAGGAGGCGAAGGTCCGCGTGCTGCGTGACGCGGGCTTCGACATGGACCTGGGCGGCTCCGACATCGTGTCGGTGCAGTACCAGAACGCGAACAACTCCGTGCGGGTCTCCGACGAGTTCATGCGGGCGGTGGAGTCCAAGGGCGACTTCGGTCTTCGTGCCAGGCTCACCGGCGAGGTGATCGACGAGGTCGACGCGGAGGACCTCTTCGGCAAGATCGCCCAGGCGGCCTGGGAATGCGCCGACCCGGGGATCCAGTACGACGGGACGATCAACGACTGGCACACCTGCCCGGAGTCGGGGCGTATCTCCGCGTCCAACCCGTGCTCGGAGTACATGCACCTGGACAATTCCAGCTGCAACCTGGCCTCGCTCAACCTGATGAAGTTCCTCAAGGAGGACGGCACCTTCGACGGTGAGCTCTTCGAGAAGTCGGTCGAACTGGTCATCACCGCGATGGACATCTCGATCTGCTTCGCGGACTTCCCGACCGAGGCCATCGGCGACACCACCCGCCGGTTCCGTCAGTTGGGAATCGGCTACGCCAACCTGGGCGCACTGCTGATGGCGACCGGGCACGCTTACGACTCGGAGGGCGGCCGGGCCCTCGCCGCCGCCATCACCTCGCTCATGACCGGGGTGGCCTACCGGCGGTCGGCGGAGCTGGCGGGCATCGTCGGCGCGTACGACGGCTACGCGCGCAACGCCGAGGCGCACCAGCGGGTCATGCGCAAGCACTCCGCGGCCAACGACGAGATCCGCACCCTGCACGCCAACGACGCCGCCGTCCGAACCCTGGCGGGTCGGGCCTGGCAGCAGGGGTTGGAGATCGGTGCGCGCAACGGATGGCGCAATGCACAGGCCAGCGTGCTGGCCCCCACCGGCACCATCGGGCTGATGATGGACTGCGACACCACCGGCATCGAGCCGGACCTGGCGTTGGTGAAGTTCAAGAAGCTCGTCGGCGGCGGGTCGATGCAGATCGTCAATCAGACCGTTCCCCGTGCCCTCTCCGCGCTGGGCTACCAGCAGGAGCAGGTGGAGGCGATCGTCGAGTACGTCGCCGAGCACGGGCACGTGATCGACGCCCCCGGTCTGCGCGCCGAGCACTACGAGGTCTTCGACTGCGCCATGGGAGCCCGGTCGATCTCCCCGCTGGGCCACGTGCGGATGATGGCGGCGGTGCAGTCCTTCATCTCCGGTGCGATCTCCAAGACGGTGAACATGCCGGAGGACGCCACCGTCGAGGACGTCAAGGAGATCTACTTCCAGGGCTGGAAGCTGGGCCTGAAGGCCCTGGCGATCTACCGGGACAACTGCAAGGTCGGCCAGCCGCTGTCGGCGTCCAAGAGCAACACGGCGGAGAAGACTCCGGAGACGGTGGTCGAGTACCGGCCGGTGCGCAAGCGCCTGCCCAAGAAGCGTCCGAGCCAGACCTACTCCTTCACGGTCGGGGGCGCGGAGGGCTACCTGCACGCGGGCTCCTACCCGGACGACGGCCTCGGCGAGATGTTCGTCAAGCTCGGCAAGCAGGGGTCCACGCTGGCAGGTGTGATGGACGCCTTCTCCATGTCCATCTCCGTGGGTCTGCAGTACGGCATTCCGCTGGAGTTCTACGTCTCGAAGTTCCAGAACCTGCGTTTCGAGCCTGCGGGCATGACCGACGATCCGGACATCCGCATCGCCACCAGCGTGCTGGACTACCTGTTCCGGCGGATGGCCCTGGACTACCTCCCGTATGAGAAGCGGGCGGAGCTGGGCGTGTTCACGGCCGCGGAGCGCACCGCGCAGGTCGAGGCCGACTACTCGGACGCCGCGGCGTCGGTGAGCGAGAAGGTGGACCTCGAGGAGCTTCGCACCTCGGTCGACGCCGACTCCACATCCGGCGGCGATCGACGGTTGGAGCGTCCGGTGGGCAGCTCCACGGAGTTGATGGAGCTGCGGCTGGGCAAGGCCGCGGACGCGCCGCTGTGCTTCACCTGCGGCACGAAGATGCGTCCATCGGGCTCCTGCTACCTGTGTGAGGGCTGCGGCTCGACCTCCGGGTGCAGCTGA
- a CDS encoding four-carbon acid sugar kinase family protein, whose product MSARIAIIADDLTGANDTAVQFARAGWDTELQFRQANTDSEVIAVTTDSRHLPPAEAARLVTDAVTRLRKAGVEHLYKKVDSTVRGPVAEETAAAIAAWGHDALAVVCPAFPAAGRVVRAGTLLVDGVPVAETAAGSDPVTSVRDSLLPRLFGGVGVSLTGLADPVAAAERLRTAGPLVVVDAETEDDLALLAAAVERLGPTVVPVGSAGLGRHLARVWKRPTQGAALVVVTSLHPATRGQTARLATDHPGRAFQPSAEVIADADRWRHWCERFLATAPTTDAPTLLISPDDVGGGTDATIIASRLAELTAEVIDRHPVGGLVLTGGDGARAVLDVLGATGLRLLDEVVPGVPRGTILGGRAEGLSVVTKAGGFGDEDVLSSAVEAVTRGRSPK is encoded by the coding sequence ATGAGCGCCAGGATCGCCATCATCGCCGACGACCTCACCGGGGCGAACGACACCGCCGTGCAGTTCGCCCGAGCAGGCTGGGACACCGAACTACAGTTCCGGCAGGCGAACACCGACTCCGAGGTGATCGCGGTGACCACCGACTCCCGCCACCTCCCGCCCGCCGAGGCCGCCAGACTGGTCACGGACGCGGTAACCCGGCTCCGGAAGGCGGGCGTCGAGCACCTGTACAAGAAAGTCGACTCGACCGTCCGCGGCCCCGTCGCCGAGGAGACGGCGGCGGCGATCGCCGCATGGGGCCACGACGCGCTGGCGGTGGTGTGCCCGGCCTTTCCCGCGGCAGGCCGCGTCGTACGAGCGGGCACCCTGCTGGTCGACGGCGTGCCGGTGGCCGAGACCGCGGCGGGGTCGGACCCGGTGACCTCGGTCCGCGACAGCCTGCTCCCCCGGCTCTTCGGCGGCGTCGGCGTCAGCCTGACCGGGCTCGCCGACCCCGTGGCCGCCGCGGAGCGGCTGCGCACGGCGGGACCGCTCGTGGTCGTCGACGCCGAGACCGAGGACGACCTGGCGCTGCTGGCCGCCGCTGTCGAACGGCTCGGGCCGACGGTGGTACCGGTGGGCTCGGCGGGTCTGGGCAGACACCTGGCCCGGGTGTGGAAGCGCCCGACACAGGGCGCCGCCCTGGTCGTCGTCACCTCACTGCACCCTGCCACCCGCGGGCAGACGGCCCGGCTCGCGACGGATCACCCCGGCCGAGCGTTCCAACCGTCCGCCGAGGTGATCGCCGACGCCGACCGGTGGCGACACTGGTGCGAACGGTTCCTCGCGACCGCCCCCACGACGGACGCCCCGACGCTGCTGATCAGCCCGGACGACGTGGGCGGGGGAACGGACGCGACGATCATCGCGAGCCGCCTCGCCGAACTCACGGCCGAGGTGATCGACCGTCATCCCGTCGGCGGGCTCGTGCTCACCGGCGGCGACGGCGCCCGCGCCGTGCTCGACGTGCTCGGCGCCACCGGGCTCCGGCTGTTGGACGAGGTGGTCCCCGGCGTGCCGCGAGGCACCATCCTCGGCGGTCGGGCCGAGGGCCTGTCCGTGGTGACGAAGGCGGGCGGGTTCGGCGACGAGGATGTGCTGTCGTCGGCCGTCGAGGCGGTCACTCGAGGAAGGAGCCCGAAGTGA
- a CDS encoding TetR/AcrR family transcriptional regulator, producing the protein MQPERASGTVRPGGRTARTRRAVRDATLAELAAHGYQGLTVDNVAERSGVHKTTVYRRWGGVDGLVIDVLALAREDDWQPPDTGSLAGDLTALAVEVRDYFEEPTRAAAPNAFVYASFHSERAAAALRDFFADRHARCEPVITRAIARGEIPADTDPGAVARMVVAPLYHRLFITREPVDARLAEQSASMVLVAAQAGILRRHGSDAPPETDGTSEPDGEAAPAPRTPVRPGHPADD; encoded by the coding sequence ATGCAGCCTGAGCGTGCCTCCGGCACCGTCCGCCCCGGCGGACGCACCGCCCGTACCCGGCGTGCCGTCCGCGACGCCACACTGGCGGAACTGGCGGCTCACGGCTATCAAGGCCTCACCGTCGACAACGTCGCCGAGCGCTCCGGGGTGCACAAGACGACCGTGTACCGGCGCTGGGGTGGAGTGGACGGCCTGGTCATCGACGTCCTCGCCCTGGCGCGCGAGGACGACTGGCAGCCGCCCGACACCGGGTCCCTCGCCGGAGACCTGACGGCGCTGGCCGTCGAGGTCCGGGACTACTTCGAGGAGCCCACTCGTGCGGCGGCGCCGAACGCCTTCGTCTACGCCTCGTTTCACTCCGAGCGTGCGGCGGCCGCCCTGCGCGACTTCTTCGCCGACCGACACGCCCGCTGCGAGCCGGTGATCACTCGTGCCATCGCACGAGGCGAGATTCCGGCAGACACCGATCCGGGTGCCGTGGCCCGCATGGTGGTGGCGCCGCTCTACCACCGGCTCTTCATCACGCGAGAGCCCGTCGACGCCCGTCTCGCCGAACAGTCGGCGTCGATGGTGCTCGTGGCGGCGCAGGCGGGGATACTGCGCCGCCACGGCTCGGACGCCCCGCCGGAGACCGACGGAACGTCCGAGCCCGACGGCGAGGCCGCTCCGGCCCCGCGAACACCTGTGAGACCAGGACACCCCGCCGACGACTAG